In the Malaya genurostris strain Urasoe2022 chromosome 1, Malgen_1.1, whole genome shotgun sequence genome, one interval contains:
- the LOC131434181 gene encoding mucin-2 has translation MSCQQASRVQEDPYTFTESTPLQTATPLYKQPPQNSTSTSGNTATILPVIQAGTSLLTSNSGINHVAQQQRVSVASPKVAPIKVTLVQSPLGVLNKPRLNGATFTTCPSGTVFRTVSVSVPQATTIVQRPAASFTSSQATFATYTTTSTTRPTTVFTKPLQVQISPQQMGKFTRQVLATKSNVNVSPVTGTFQTIRIVKSANPQPQLQLQQQQQPQQQQQQSAGGRPSITPDARRYLNHSNNSLLGGQLAASPTPVAQTGTAITPTGPIIQTISPAKIRLIQPQSQGKIYIHTPNSSNSLAAATHISNPASIAALRNSLVKQNLSLLNKSPQTVTVTGPVLQATAQTKNITVLPAVKLPSLPTIPKTAISIRRTSPPTSQTSLKTTSTIVATTSTVAQVVSVPSPITVLSSPVLKIPPKIPVATIQRSKTPTTSILKPQLQQQKQQQTQTKTQPQTQAQPLTQLQPQTQPQIQSQIRSQLPPVIQLQPRTQIQTLTRPQTQTLIQLQSQLQQQTQTRPQTIAQLQAQIQQQQTRPHQIQIQSQPLTQSKPQTQSQPPPPPPPKPPQQKHTITQPQPIPVQPQLQTRPQLQTLPKQPLPKPILQDDISFTIPSFVIPKQIPKVERPAIAKPVVVPVPIPVEVPVASTSSSSPFVTPVAPTIIATTVSTNTTSTTTTTTTISSNSSSSSSSSCSGSNPSTVTPKAAPKRQTSQSSQGTKRTKRSYSKSSHHETLQRIPSVKKETGESAGGSETAKPAVPTVRFPKWKPPGAVAVPMNREWHAPGSYIYDICAPDSVSLATLEEGPLCQDFWFEETFVGSELDAEASAYPMRPPRKGRKSAKEEAIRKLLMDDDDLKVLSRDERLALKRSSLRRKAIQYWNAQSLRSIEPVRKRFKQTCKMIARLDKRREKLLMKNGGAELPKCQRPDCNQEALLATTHCYQHITDNHEQLLFQQCTAKFSDNSQCRVPVFNLNHDLILCREHAWKHDNHDKMTAEVKMLKKPAASVAAKKKMPKSATVVTSVSPTTNRTAPTATVTNAKKKTKKKKLTPLQQQLALHQQHYKQQYSSIIHSKPTLPPPAYGASSGVDQKIATQTNTFRQSGNVIYQQNKILPSNTQTGGISQTVTRNVNIPLQQQQRLSIHSYQQQTQHQKPTLVVTQSHQNLRQQQQQPPMIDRNDDLMLNFTAQQLQQQPQKQQVHQVIGNSTQDLLNICENSSAYASSEDTGVGGLSESELMVAQDVIEEIPFEIGNLNNVLSQLPPDAFNELLFSEQEQNGPTFESTQQEEEDLERALEVVGEHVKSLEDMTVESANFLGDFLDNVDDEMLDGSDICSEQMLQSPNTNEIRGLVHT, from the exons ATGTCATGTCAGCAGGCATCACGGGTACAGGAAGATCCGTACACTTTTACGGAGTCGACACCTTTGCAAACAGCTACTCCCTTGTACAAACAACCCCCTCAGAACAGCACCAGCACTAGCGGAAATACTGCAACAATACTACCGGTGATACAAGCTGGCACTAGTCTTCTTACTAGTAACAGTGGCATAAACCATGTCGCACAG caACAACGCGTTTCCGTGGCATCGCCGAAGGTAGCACCGATAAAAGTGACCCTGGTGCAGTCACCACTAGGAGTGTTGAACAAGCCTCGATTGAATGGGGCCACATTTACAACATGTCCAAGTGGAACGGTTTTTCGGACCGTTTCGGTGTCGGTGCCCCAGGCTACGACAATCGTGCAGAGACCTGCTGCGAGCTTCACGTCATCCCAGGCCACATTTGCTACTTATACGACTACTTCAACAACCAGACCGACAACAGTATTTACGAAACCTTTGCAGGTTCAAATATCCCCCCAGCAGATGGGTAAATTTACCCGACAGGTGCTCGCCACTAAATCAAACGTAAATGTGTCCCCTGTTACTGGAACTTTTCAAACTATCAGAATAGTTAAAAGTGCCAATCCCCAGCCACAACTGCAattgcagcagcagcaacaaccacaacaacaacaacaacaatccgCTGGAGGGAGACCAAGCATAACACCCGACGCTCGAAGATATCTAAACCATTCCAATAACAGTCTTCTGGGAGGACAATTGGCTGCATCGCCAACACCGGTCGCACAGACAGGGACGGCCATCACCCCTACAGGTCCCATCATTCAAACCATATCACCAGCAAAAATTCGCCTAATTCAACCGCAGTCTCAGGGAAAAATTTATATTCACACACCAAACAGCAGCAACAGTTTGGCAGCGGCAACCCACATTTCGAATCCGGCTAGCATAGCAGCCCTTCGGAATTCACTGGTTAAACAGAATCTGTCTCTACTTAACAAGAGTCCGCAAACTGTTACGGTGACAGGTCCTGTCTTGCAAGCAACTGCCCAGACTAAAAACATTACAGTTCTTCCAGCGGTCAAGCTGCCGTCACTTCCAACAATCCCCAAAACCGCTATTAGCATTCGGCGAACTTCTCCACCGACAAGCCAAACGAGTCTCAAGACGACAAGTACGATCGTTGCCACTACTTCTACTGTCGCTCAGGTAGTATCAGTGCCGTCTCCTATAACGGTGCTGTCCTCGCCGGTTCTGAAAATACCTCCCAAAATACCCGTTGCTACAATCCAACGTTCGAAAACACCGACCACATCGATTCTGAAGCCGCAACTGCAACAACAGAAACAACAGCAAACGCAAACGAAGACTCAACCGCAAACACAAGCACAGCCATTAACGCAATTACAACCGCAAACACAACCACAAATACAATCGCAAATACGATCACAACTTCCCCCGGTGATACAGTTACAACCGCGTACACAAATACAAACGCTTACGCGGCCACAAACACAAACCCTAATACAACTGCAGTCGCAACTACAACAACAAACGCAAACGCGACCACAAACAATAGCGCAACTGCAAGCGCagatacaacaacaacaaacgcGACCACACCAGATTCAAATCCAGTCACAACCATTAACGCAGTCAAAACCACAAACCCAATCACAACCGCCGCCGCCACCACCACCGAAGCCACCACAACAAAAACACACGATAACGCAACCACAACCGATTCCGGTTCAACCACAATTGCAAACGCGTCCCCAACTGCAAACGCTACCAAAACAACCGCTACCGAAACCAATTCTGCAAGATGACATCAGTTTCACAATTCCTTCGTTTGTGATTCCCAAACAAATCCCTAAAGTAGAGCGACCTGCCATAGCGAAGCCGGTTGTGGTACCCGTGCCGATTCCTGTGGAAGTTCCGGTTGCCTCGACTTCTAGTAGTAGTCCGTTTGTAACTCCGGTAGCGCCGACGATAATTGCTACTACCGTCTCGACGAACACCACCTCCACCACCACTACCACAACCACCATCtctagcaacagcagcagcagcagtagtagtAGCTGCAGCGGTAGCAATCCGTCCACCGTCACACCGAAGGCAGCTCCAAAACGTCAGACGAGCCAATCATCGCAAGGTACAAAACGTACCAAGCGATCCTATAGCAAATCGTCGCATCACGAAACGTTGCAAAGGATACCGTCGGTTAAGAAAGAGACCGGTGAATCTGCTGGAGGTAGTGAAACAGCCAAGCCTGCAGTTCCGACAGTGCGATTTCCCAAGTGGAAACCACCGGGAGCAGTAGCAGTTCCAATGAACCGAGAATGGCACGCACCCGGTTCGTACATCTACGATATTTGCGCACCGGATAGCGTGAGCCTTGCCACGCTAGAGGAGGGTCCTTTATGTCAGGACTTTTGGTTCGAGGAAACCTTCGTTGGCAGCGAGCTGGACGCGGAAGCGTCTGCCTATCCGATGAGACCACCACGCAAGGGACGCAAATCGGCGAAAGAAGAAGCGATCAGAAAATTGCTGATGGATGACGACGATCTTAAGGTACTGAGTCGCGATGAACGGCTGGCATTGAAGCGGTCATCCTTGCGCCGAAAGGCGATTCAATATTGGAACGCGCAAAGCTTACGTAGCATCGAGCCAGTGCGGAAACGATTCAAGCAGACGTGTAAGATGATAGCACGACTGGACAAAAGACGGGAAAAGCTGCTGATGAAAAACGG CGGTGCGGAACTACCGAAATGCCAGCGACCGGATTGCAATCAAGAGGCACTGTTGGCCACCACCCACTGTTATCAGCATATTACCGATAATCACGAGCAGTTGCTGTTCCAGCAGTGCACGGCAAAGTTCTCCGACAATAGCCAGTGCCGGGTGCCGGTGTTTAATCTCAATCACGATCTGATTCTGTGTCGCGAGCATGCCTGGAAGCACGATAATCACGATAAAATGACCGCCGAAGTAAAAATGCTGAAGAAACCTGCTGCGAGTGTTGCTGCCAAGAAGAAAATGCCGAAATCGGCCACGGTTGTCACGTCGGTATCTCCGACAACAAACCGAACAGCTCCCACCGCTACGGTGACCAATGCAAAGAAGaaaacgaagaagaaaaaactcaCACCGCTGCAGCAGCAGCTGGCACTGCACCAACAGCACTACAAGCAACAATATTCAAGTATTATCCATTCAAAACCAACCTTACCTCCACCAGCGTACGGGGCATCGTCTGGCGTTGATCAAAAAATCGCTACACAGACGAACACGTTCCGTCAATCGGGAAACGTTATCTATCAACAGAACAAGATACTACCGAGCAATACCCAAACGGGCGGAATATCACAAACCGTCACCCGCAACGTCAACATTCCGTTGCAACAGCAACAGCGTCTATCTATTCACTCTTACCAGCAACAAACACAACATCAAAAACCAACACTGGTGGTAACGCAGTCCCACCAGAACCTGcgtcaacaacagcagcagccgcCAATGATTGACCGGAACGATGATCTGATGCTGAACTTCACAGCACAGCAACTACAACAACAACCACAGAAGCAGCAGGTTCATCAGGTTATTGGAAACAGCACACAGGACCTGTTGAATATATGCGAAAACAGCTCGGCTTACGCGAGCTCAGAGGACACCGGTGTTGGTGGTCTATCGGAATCTGAGCTGATGGTGGCTCAGGATGTTATAG AGGAAATTCCATTCGAGATTGGTAATCTGAACAACGTGCTGAGTCAACTGCCACCCGATGCATTTAATGAGTTACTGTTTAGTG aacaAGAACAAAATGGTCCCACATTCGAGTCCACCCAGCAGGAGGAGGAAGACCTGGAGCGGGCACTGGAAGTCGTCGGTGAGCATGTGAAATCCCTCGAGGATATGACGGTCGAGTCCGCTAACTTTTTAGGCGACTTTCTCGACAACGTGGACGACGAAATGCTGGACGGGTCGGATATCTGCTCCGAGCAGATGCTGCAATCTCCGAACACCAACGAGATTCGTGGATTGGTACACACGTGA